cagagcgtggcccctggtgggcgtgccgggtggatcccggtcgggcgcatgcgggagtctgtctgactgtctctccccgtttccagcttcagaaagatacaaaaaaaaaaaaaaagtttcttttgttaatttatttttggtcACTGGAACTAGGACTGCCCTGCCATCAGGTGAGTAGGGTGACCAGGTGTGACCCATTGGTCAAAGTCCTTAACAGCAAAATATTTTCAGGTACGAAGACTGaatccttcccctcccactccagTTCCTAAGATGCTTCCCACCTTGGATAAGGAAATCACCTGCAGGAGTCATTCCCAAGTCCTCTTGCCAGACAAGAACATGGAGAGTGGAAGTGGGGATGTCTGCATTTCCACTGGAGGCTGAACAAAAGGGAGATGCTGCAGGAGTAGTGGAAGGGGAGAGCTCTGGAGGACTTTGGGTACAGGGAGATCCTTGACAGAGCACAGGACAGTAATCCTCCTTCAGAGCTGTCTCAGCTGTGAGACACCAAGGATTTGATCTGGAGGAGGAAGGCAGAAGGCACAGTATGGCCCCTGCAGGGCCAACTCAGCATgcctccctccaggaagcccttctgggcccctcccccaccttcctgtGCCCACCAAATCCACCACCACCAGCATACCCTGTTCCCACCCACCTCCCCACTCCTTCTGCGGGTGTGTGGAGCAGCAGAAGTGATGACGTCACCATGGTCGCCAGGGCGACGAGGACGGATAAATCAGGCTGAGTGGGCGGTTGCCATGGCGCGCATTCTCCCGTTACCACGGAGACTGGGCATCTGCTCCCTTTGTGCTGCCCGAGTGCAATCCCCCTGGGGTTAAGGGGTGTAGGGGGGCAGAAAGAGAGGCAGACACACCTTTAGGGTCAGCAGGAAGTTGGGGCATCTGTAGGGTCTCCCTCAGTCTAGAGTCTTCCTTGGGGCTTCTTGATGAGTGGCCTCTGTTGTGGCTACTGTGTAGAATTGAGGCAGCTCCTGTGGAATAGCCCATTGGTTGGGCTCTATCTCAGGACCCAGGTCCTGTGGGCAGTCCCATTCTTCCCCTAAGGAGAGCAGTACCTATCCCTGGCCAAGTCACTTGGGACCCCACCTGCGCCTGGCACTGTGCCCCATGAGGATCTTCCGCTACATCCTCTCCTTTCACGGCCTCTAATCTCCTCTGGTTCTAATCCTGAACAAGACTAGGGCCCATCTTTTCCTTCCCATCAGCAATTTAGAGGGCTGGGGAAACCTCCTGGGCCTGGGGTTTGCTCCCTCTCGCCTTTCTGCAGGTCCTGCCTGGGGAGGGCTCTTGGAGTGTTCAGAGGAGGTCCCCAGCAGttgccttctcttttttcctctagaTGAACAGGCCCATCCAGGTCAAGCCAGCCGACAGCGAGAGCCGAGGAGGTAGGTTCTGTATCTTTGGACTCAGTACCTTTCTCTCAACCTAGAAGCCCAGGACTTGGGGTACCCATGGGGCACCCTTTATTTAGGAAGAAAGTCAGAATTCTGAAGGGCTCCCAGTCGAGGTTGGCATAGGATTGAATGCGGCCAGAAGACATGTGATTCAGCCCATCACAGAGATGgcaaaactgaagcccagagtggAATGCAAGTCCTTCAAAGCTGGGATGAGCCCTCCTTGTAACTGTATCCATCCCCCAACCTTCACCCCTTTTACACCCAAAAGCCATTGGCCCCCAGGGTGAGGAGAGTGTGGAGCCCCAGGGAAGAGCTGAAGGTAAAGGGTGGGGTTCCTGCCTGTCTCAAGCTGGGACAGAGCTGAAAAGCAGCTGGGAGGCCCTGAACATGCCCCTTCCCCTGTTCCCTATCCCCCAGAAGACCGGAAGCTCTTTGTGGGGATGCTAGGGAAGCAGCAGACAGATGAAGACGTCCGGAAAATGTTCGAGCCTTTTGGGACCATAGATGAGTGCACTGTGCTGCGGGGGCCAGACGGCACCAGCAAAGGTAACCACGCCATACCTCCTCACACCCAGACCCGTGAGCCCTACTGCCTGACCCACTGGTTTCTTGGGATTTGGGGGGCCTCAAAGGTGAGCACtcactctttcctcctctttctcgaATTTTCTAGGCTGCGCCTTCGTGAAGTTCCAAACCCATGCAGAGGCCCAGGCGGCCATCAACACCCTTCATAGCAGCCGGACCCTGCCGGTGAGCCCCGCACTCCACCCTTGGACCTCTCCTGCTCTGCCTGACCCATGACCAGCCCTGGCTCAGAGGGTGCAGTCCATTACAGACAGGGTCTTTGAATGTATTTGTAAAGACTTTTCTAGCAAAAAAATCGACCCTCTTAGGGGCACATTCACATTTCAAATAACACTTCTCTACCTCTTGCCCCTTATCCTTGTCCCTCGTCCTCAGTGTAAATGCCCTCAGCCCTCATCTCCCACCTCTTCCCCAGCTTCCCATCTGAGGCAGCTCCTGTGGAATAGCCCATTGGTTGGGCTCTATCTCAGGACCCAGGTCCTGTGGGCAGTCTCATTCTTCCCCTAAGGAGAGCAGTACCTATCCCTGGCCAAGTCACCTGGGACCCCACCTGCGCCTGGCACTGTGCCCCCACCCTCACTGGCTTAGAGGGTGGCAGGACACTTGTTTAGAGGCCTGCTTGCGTGCAGTGCTGTCTGCATATTTATTCATGCTCCGCCCATGAGCAGTTGATCAACTGGCTGCCTTGGTGTGGTGCAGAGCAAGCATCTAGCCCACAGCTAGCTGGTTCCTAGGTGAGTGCGGCTGACTTGAGCTGCTCCAGCAGAGGTTCCACAGGCACTCAGCAGGGACTTGCAGCACTGAGTGGAGAAGTGCATTCCAGACTCATGGCTCTACAACAATGTTTGCAAGTGTATCCGTTTGGTTTTATTTGGCACAAGCTGGTATTAAAATGTGAGGTGCATCTCTGGATCTGAGGactggggtggggatgagggatAGCAGTAAGGGAGTGGGGCAACAGCAAGGTACAACCAGTCTGAGATTAAACTCTCTGTGGCCGATGCGCCCTGCAGAGGATTTCTGGCTCCGAATTCTCTCAAGAAGCCAGGGATGCCCTCTGGGTACCGGTAGGCCCTTCTCCTTCCAAACACATACGTTCACATTCCTGTCGGCTTCTTCTAGTCTCCTGCACATCCTGGCAGGGGAGGGTGGGATTAAAATCTGCCCATTTGAGAGAGGCTCACTGATGGCTGCCCTCTCAGGAGGCCAAGCCAGGAGTGATGGACATGAGCAAGGTCCCAAGGGTTCTGGGGAGGAGAGACCGCCTCTGTCCCTCTGACCACATGTGGGGCCCATTCCCAGGGTGCCTCATCCAGCCTGGTGGTGAAGTTTGCTGACACAGAGAAGGAGCGAGGTCTCCGCCGAATGCAGCAGGTGGCCACCCAGCTGGGCATGTTCAGCCCTATTGCCCTCCAGTTCGGAGCCTACAGCGCCTACACCCAGGCCGTAAGCACTGACCCCTGGGGCTGGCCCAATCCATACCCCTCCTCCTGGCCTCCTATGTCCTGCACCTGCCCTCCCAATGCCAAGGCCCAGGGCTGGATGGAGAGCCAGGCCAGGGCGCTGCGAGCCTGACCctattttcctctttccctgccCCCAGCTGATGCAACAGCAGGCGGCCCTGGTGGCGGCTCACAGTGCCTACCTCAGCCCCATGGCCACCATGGCTGCTGTGCAGATGCAACACATGGCCGCCATTAATGCCAATGGCCTCATCGCCACCCCCATCACCCCATCCTCAGGTAAGGTCCCAAGAGGCTGGGCTGGTGGCAATGGGGCAGGTCAGGAGAGCTACAACATGGTAAGGTAGGGACTGGGCACAGCGCATGGCTCAGGGAAGTTGTGGGGTCCAGGAGGGGGTCAGGGGTCAGAAAGTAGCCTGTGTCCTCTCTGCCACAAACGTGCTGACTGGTTctctgcatttgtgtgtgtgtgtgtgtgtgtgtgttggctctctgctctgtctctgtTGCCTTCTCCTTCCCAGGAACCAGCACCCCTCCTGCCATCGCTGCCACGCCTGTCTCGGCAATCCCTGCTGCCCTGGGCGTCAACGGCTACAGCCCGGTGCCCACCCAGCCCACCGGGCAGCCTGCCCCTGATGCTCTGTATCCCAACGGGGTTCACCCCTACCCAGGTGGGGGTCTCTGCTGCCTACCCCTCTCCCAGGAACCCTCTGGCCACCACTCCCCTCACCAGCAGCTCTGACACAACTCCTCTCTCCAGGCTTAGGGTTATACAGCCTTCTCCTGCTCTGTCATTCTGGGCAGGGACGTTCCTTCTTGTTCTCAGCCAGGGAAGCTGAGGTGCAGAGAGGCAAAGGGACTTATCAGGGTTATGCAGACAGTCAGACTCAAGTCTTGCTAAGGCTGGGCTTGTGCATGTCTACCCTCTCGTTTCATACCTGAGCCCACACGAGGCTCTCCCCACCTGctgcctctgctctgctctcacACGGTGCtgctctccccagcccagagccccgCGGCCCCGGTGGACCCCCTACAGCAGGCCTACGCAGGGATGCAGCACTATACGGGTGAGGAGCCCTGCCAGGCCTGGCCCAGGTGGGAGGGATGGCAAGACAGAAGCTGGGTCTGGAGCAGTTCCTTCTCTGACACCTCTCAGCCCTGCCAACTCCAGTGCATGCCTGGGCCAGAGCCGGGGAGACAGAGCCAGCAGGGAGGACAGGGGCCAAGAGCCTCTTGGGAGCTCCCTTagctctctgtctccccgctCCAGCAGCCTACCCGGCAGCCTACAGCCTGGTTGCACCTGCATTCCCGCAGCCTCCTGCCCTGGTTGCCCAGCAGCCCCCGCCTCcgccccagcagcagcagcagcagcagcaacagcagcagcaacggGAAGGTGTGGCCTGGGCGGCCCAACTGACAGCCTTTGGGAACGGGTGCCCCTGTGGTGGGTTTGGGACTCCCTCACAGCCCAGCCAGCTCTGGCCCCATGGGTAGGGGAGAAGGGGAGTAGGGTTGACGTGGTGGGcaccctggcccatgcaggtcagGATTGGAGGGTCTTCCCAGGACCTGCTCTCCCAGGGCCCTTGTTCCTTGAGACTGTCCCCCAGTCACCAaactcttccttctgtctctgctGCCACCCAGGCCCTGATGGTTGCAACATTTTCATCTACCACTTGCCCCAGGAGTTTACTGACTCAGAGATCCTCCAGATGTTCGTCCCCTTTGGCCATGTCATCTCTGCCAAAGTCTTTGTTGACCGAGCCACCAATCAGAGCAAGTGTTTTGGTAAGAATATGATGACCTAAAAGACAAAATATGGCACATTTTTGCCGAACTCCAAATGAGGACAAGGTCTGATACATTTCAAGGCACTTATGGTTGCAATGGGCCCAATGTTTGGAATCCAGATCATCCAagagttaaaaaacatttttttaatacatcCAACATCCCATACCAGCTGCCGCCCAGGTCCCTCTCTTCTCCAGAAAACCGCAGGCCCATCTTTCCTCCCTAAGAACCAGTCAAACCCGTGCTCCACAAGGTCTGGAAGAGGCTCCGGAACGGGATGTTTGGTTTCAGAAAAGAAGGCTTAGGGAGCGAGATTTAGTCTTCAGGTCTTTGTCTACAAGGCTGCTTCAGGGGAGAAAGGCCATGTTCTTGTCCTCCTTGCGTCAGAAGTCACTTAGGGTCTGGAAGCAATGTTTTCAATGTGCGGGTTCAGAACCACCCAGGCTGAGGAAGGGGCTTTCCCTCAGAACACTGAGAATACTGTCCCATTGTGGGAGACTGGCTGGGCTGTGTTCGTTCATTCAACCCGTCCATCAGCAACACTGACCGAATGCCTGCTGTGAGCTAGGCAGTTTTCTAGGCATTTGGGGGACCCAGAGGCAGTCGGGAGGTGCTGGGGAACCCCAGTGCACAGGAGAGTGAGGTGGGGCGGGGCCGGCCCTGTGCCTCTCACCCCTCAGGCTTTGTGAGTTTTGACAATCCAGCCAGCGCCCAGGCTGCCATCCAGGCCATGAACGGTTTCCAGATTGGCATGAAGCGCCTCAAAGTCCAGCTAAAGCGGCCTAAGGATGCCAACCGGCCCTACTGAGGGCTCCCAGGTGGGTCCTGCTCCTGTCCTGTGACCTCTGCAGcccccccttccccacagccagGACCCTCACTCAAACTCCACCCTCTCTTCCTCCAGCCTCAGGGATGCCAATTCTGGTTGTTATCTAATCATCCaaatcttttctccctctctctccctctccctcaccctcaccctctccctctctctctttctctctctctctcacacacactgacCCCAGAGAGAGCCAAGTCTTTATATATTTGTGTTCACTCCCAGATTTTCCCCAGTATCTGGTCTCATTTGTCTGGTCAGTGTccatgtgtctgtctctctggttTTCCTTTGGGCTGGAGTGGAATTATGGGAGTGAGACTTGAGGATTAAGAGGGCTGGTTGAGGGTACTAGAGGGTTGTAGAATCACTGGCTCCTGCAATATCTATTCTGAGAAGTAGGGTCATGAGGTGCCCAGTGCCCTGGACTCCAGGTGATTTTCTTATGTGGCAGTGGACCCATGGGACAGTGGACAGAACAGACTGGGGGGAGTCCAGCCTCAGTCCTCTCAGGAGCAGCTTTGGTTCAGGTAGAGGAGGCTGAACTGTGGACTGCCTGTGAATTTCACTGACCAGGTCCCCTCTACCCCATTGCCAGCCACCACCTCAACCTCACAGCCTAGAGTTTTGAGCTTTGGTTACTTTTATACTGTTTAATCTCCCTTGGACCAAATCTCCAAAAAAATACAACCCAAGAACAATACccacattttctgtttttccccctttccccccaaTCCTGGCTGCTTAACTTCCCCCCACCCTGGgggcccccagcccagggtccGTGTCCATTGTCGGCCGAAGCCCCCATCCCCGGACCCCTGCTCCGGGCCCCTGTAAGTTGCATGGAATGAGCGTGTTGTCTTTGGAGCCAATTGTTTGTTATCTGGGGAGGGGACCGCGGAGGGAAGCGCCCCCCAGCCCAGAGTCAGGGCCGGAGGCAGCTCGCGGGATGTGCTTGGTTAACAGTGGTTGGTGACTGTGGTCTGTGTTCCGTGCATTTCTCTCCGgctttctttgttcctttccaAAAAGGAATGAGAGCACTCCCTAGGGGCCCAGGGGTCTCACCCACGAGACCAGCCCCAAGCCCAACCCTgggcctcccctgccctcccctttgCGGGTTCTCCCTGCTCTTTCCTCAGGTGTCTGTCAGAAAGGCACCTGCTCCCCTCTCCGTCatctctgcctgcctgtctgctctctcatttctttgcctctccccctgcctctgtaTCTTCTGGTCTTTTCCTCATGAGCTGTTCGAAAATTTCCTTTCTAATATTGTTGGGTTCTTCTGCCCTCTCTCCCATCTCCTCCATCCCTGTCCCTTGTCCAATGGCTGAGGGGCCAGAGGGTTCAGTGTGGACTGAGGCCTTTCTGATGACTGGCCTTCCTCAGCCACtccagtcccctcccccccagagcCTGAGACCTGCACTGGCTGCTGTCTTCCTTGAGGCTTCACCATGTCTCCTTCCTTCACAGGTCTGGAGACACCAGAGGAAGGGGCTTCTCACCCTTCTCCCCACCTGGCCCGGCCCTCTCTGCATAGCTGCCACGGGCAGTTGGGCTCTGGGGCAAAAGCTGCTTCGTGGCTCTGGGGCACAGGACAccagccccctcccaccaccccacctCTCCTCAAGGGCCTATTTCCTCCCAGGTGTCCTTTTGGCCTTTGTAAGGGAGTGGGGAACAGGCTCAAAGGCTCTGGGGTATCTGCCTTCTGCTGAGGCTTCTGTGATAGGCCTTTGTGCCCAGCTCCCACACTTGCTTCCCCACCAATGGGCCTGCTCTGTGCAGCCTGGGAGGGCAGTGGGTCTCCCATGcgctcctcccctcaccctgtcCCAGCCTCCTCGCCATGTTAGGGGGTTCTCAGAAGCTGGTTCTCACGCTCCCTGTTGCCCTTAGCTAGAGGTAGGATATCCCTGAACCCTGGGCTCCCAGCCCTAAAACTCACTGCCTCCCCCAAGGGCCCCCCCTctaaggagggtggggggagcccTGAGGGCTGCCTCTCTCCACCAGTCAGCCACAGAGACCCTCTTCTTTTCACGAGAAAAGACCTTCCTGAACCCCTAAAAATGTTTACAGTCTCTGCTGGTCCCCTCCGTGTAAATACCACCACCAGCCTGCGTTATCCAGCCAGCCTGGCCCGGACGCTGCCATCTCTCTTTCTGGGAGTTTAGACAATGTTTCCCTtgcattttttctctcttgattTCTCCCTTTACTTTAGGGGGTAATTAGGTATTTGGGAggaagggtgtggggaggggtaAAGGGGTTTATTACTTGATCACTTTCTTTAGGAAGAGGTTTTAGGGAAAAgaaacggggtgggggtgggagtggtaAAGGGGAGACTGGGAGTCCATTTCGGACACTTCTCTATgcttaacttatttatttattgcattttacttttaaagagTTCATCTTTTCtgtctaaataaagaaaaaagtttaaaagcatCAAATCCGCCTCAGAAGTTTGAGGGAAGGGGTTTGTGCATGctgggcaggagggcagggaggggagcgAGGCTGGGGAGGGAGAGCTATCAGGAAGGGCCAGCCCTTGCCTCTGAGCAGTGTCCTGGCCCCATTATGGCTTCCTGATCCCATTCTCTCACCCTTCTCTGGGGCTTTACTCTGCAACACAGCAGAGCCCTCACGGCGGGAGGGTACGGTGGGGGGGCAGGTCAGCAGGCTTCTCCTGTAACAGCCCTGTCCCTCTGAAGGCTAAGGACTACAGCTTCACGTCCCGACCTCCACTTCCCCTTGTTCACGTGGTGAGCTGCTCCTGCACTGGCCAGTGCGGGAACCGGGAGCCAGCTGTACCACCACCATTACTAAGCACATGCTCTTAATGAGTATTTCTTCACTTaacctccccccaaccctgtgAGGCAGGAAATAATGATATACACAGGGAAACAGGCTTTGGAGGGTAATCAACTTAGCAAGAGTCACAAAGCTGCAGGAGTTGAATCCAGTTTGTCAGACACAAGCCCATGATGCTCAAGTCTCACAGGTTCTTTAACCTGAGGCAAAGAACCCAGGAAGCATCAAGCAGAAGGCGGACTGAGCCCTAAGGTTCCTCTAGCTCCTAGACTCTTCTCTGTGACTGCTTTAGGCCTGAAGCACCCAGGTGGAGTCTGATTCAGCCTTTATGGCACATGTGCCATCTCTGTGACTGCTTTAGGCCTGAAGCACCCAGGTGGAGTCTGATTCAGCCTTTATGGCACATGTGCCATTTGCTTCTAGGCAGCTGcctgctacccccccccccccccccaattatgTCCCTGCTTATAAACTTGCTCACCTTCCTACTGCCACCTGGCCTCAGGCCAGAGCTGTTCCATGAAAAGAGAACTAAAACCCCACAACTTACCACCCCCGTCAGCCCTGTATTTTGGccttcttatttgtttattttagatttattcatttggagagagagagataaggagggaggaggaggacgcatcaactcccgtatgtgccttgaccaggcaagcctagggtttagaactggcgacttcagcgtcccaggttgatgctttatctactgtgccaccacaggtcaggcttggcctTCTCTTAATGCCCTGAACCAAGAATAGTGAAAAAGAGGGGCAAA
The DNA window shown above is from Saccopteryx bilineata isolate mSacBil1 chromosome 2, mSacBil1_pri_phased_curated, whole genome shotgun sequence and carries:
- the CELF3 gene encoding CUGBP Elav-like family member 3 isoform X4; the encoded protein is MNRPIQVKPADSESRGEDRKLFVGMLGKQQTDEDVRKMFEPFGTIDECTVLRGPDGTSKGCAFVKFQTHAEAQAAINTLHSSRTLPGASSSLVVKFADTEKERGLRRMQQVATQLGMFSPIALQFGAYSAYTQALMQQQAALVAAHSAYLSPMATMAAVQMQHMAAINANGLIATPITPSSGTSTPPAIAATPVSAIPAALGVNGYSPVPTQPTGQPAPDALYPNGVHPYPAQSPAAPVDPLQQAYAGMQHYTAAYPAAYSLVAPAFPQPPALVAQQPPPPPQQQQQQQQQQQQREGPDGCNIFIYHLPQEFTDSEILQMFVPFGHVISAKVFVDRATNQSKCFGFVSFDNPASAQAAIQAMNGFQIGMKRLKVQLKRPKDANRPY
- the CELF3 gene encoding CUGBP Elav-like family member 3 isoform X1, giving the protein MKEPDAIKLFVGQIPRHLEEKDLKPIFEQFGRIFELTVIKDKNTGLHKGCAFLTYCARDSALKAQSALHEQKTLPGMNRPIQVKPADSESRGEDRKLFVGMLGKQQTDEDVRKMFEPFGTIDECTVLRGPDGTSKGCAFVKFQTHAEAQAAINTLHSSRTLPGASSSLVVKFADTEKERGLRRMQQVATQLGMFSPIALQFGAYSAYTQALMQQQAALVAAHSAYLSPMATMAAVQMQHMAAINANGLIATPITPSSGTSTPPAIAATPVSAIPAALGVNGYSPVPTQPTGQPAPDALYPNGVHPYPAQSPAAPVDPLQQAYAGMQHYTAAYPAAYSLVAPAFPQPPALVAQQPPPPPQQQQQQQQQQQQREGPDGCNIFIYHLPQEFTDSEILQMFVPFGHVISAKVFVDRATNQSKCFGFVSFDNPASAQAAIQAMNGFQIGMKRLKVQLKRPKDANRPY
- the CELF3 gene encoding CUGBP Elav-like family member 3 isoform X2; its protein translation is MKEPDAIKLFVGQIPRHLEEKDLKPIFEQFGRIFELTVIKDKNTGLHKGCAFLTYCARDSALKAQSALHEQKTLPGMNRPIQVKPADSESRGEDRKLFVGMLGKQQTDEDVRKMFEPFGTIDECTVLRGPDGTSKGCAFVKFQTHAEAQAAINTLHSSRTLPGASSSLVVKFADTEKERGLRRMQQVATQLGMFSPIALQFGAYSAYTQALMQQQAALVAAHSAYLSPMATMAAVQMQHMAAINANGLIATPITPSSGTSTPPAIAATPVSAIPAALGVNGYSPVPTQPTGQPAPDALYPNGVHPYPAQSPAAPVDPLQQAYAGMQHYTAYPAAYSLVAPAFPQPPALVAQQPPPPPQQQQQQQQQQQQREGPDGCNIFIYHLPQEFTDSEILQMFVPFGHVISAKVFVDRATNQSKCFGFVSFDNPASAQAAIQAMNGFQIGMKRLKVQLKRPKDANRPY
- the CELF3 gene encoding CUGBP Elav-like family member 3 isoform X3, which translates into the protein MKEPDAIKLFVGQIPRHLEEKDLKPIFEQFGRIFELTVIKDKNTGLHKGCAFLTYCARDSALKAQSALHEQKTLPGMNRPIQVKPADSESRGDRKLFVGMLGKQQTDEDVRKMFEPFGTIDECTVLRGPDGTSKGCAFVKFQTHAEAQAAINTLHSSRTLPGASSSLVVKFADTEKERGLRRMQQVATQLGMFSPIALQFGAYSAYTQALMQQQAALVAAHSAYLSPMATMAAVQMQHMAAINANGLIATPITPSSGTSTPPAIAATPVSAIPAALGVNGYSPVPTQPTGQPAPDALYPNGVHPYPAQSPAAPVDPLQQAYAGMQHYTAAYPAAYSLVAPAFPQPPALVAQQPPPPPQQQQQQQQQQQQREGPDGCNIFIYHLPQEFTDSEILQMFVPFGHVISAKVFVDRATNQSKCFGFVSFDNPASAQAAIQAMNGFQIGMKRLKVQLKRPKDANRPY